One window of the Cryptomeria japonica chromosome 7, Sugi_1.0, whole genome shotgun sequence genome contains the following:
- the LOC131050182 gene encoding alpha-galactosidase isoform X2 has product MGLVRRLKWADAIITTGLSKLGYVYVNIDDRWANLDRDSQGNLVANSTTFPSGIKALADYVHSKGLKIGIYSDAGNQTCAKTQPGSLGYEEQDANIFASWGIDYLKYDNCHNEGVDTKQRYTKMSKALNKTGRSIFYSLCEWGQEDPATWGPKIANSWRTTGDIHDDWHRMTSTADKNDKWASYAGPGGWNDPDMLEVGNGKMSTEEYRSHFSIWALMKAPLLLGCDIRSMSPETVEIITNEEVIQVNQDSLGVQGKKVSKKGKLEVWAGPLSNKRYTFILWNRSPESASITAKWKDIGPSDDSVFKARDLWNHSDLQDTFQGSLTSTVDSHACKMYILTPSSS; this is encoded by the exons ATGGGCTTGGTCAGACGCCTCAAATGGG CTGATGCAATTATCACCACTGGATTATCCAAGCTGGGATATGTGTATGTGAATATAG ATGACCGCTGGGCCAACCTGGACAGAGACTCTCAG GGTAATCTTGTTGCCAACTCTACTACATTTCCTTCTGGCATAAAGGCACTGGCAGATTATGTTCATTCCAAGGGACTTAAGATTGGAATATATTCAGATGCTGG AAACCAAACATGTGCCAAAACTCAGCCAGGCTCTCTTGGGTATGAAGAGCAAGATGCCAACATTTTTGCATCATGG GGAATAGACTATTTGAAATATGACAATTGTCATAATGAGGGAGTAGATACTAAACAGAG GTACACAAAAATGAGCAAAGCACTCAACAAGACAGGCCGCTCTATTTTCTATTCATTATGTGAATG GGGCCAAGAAGACCCTGCAACTTGGGGTCCTAAGATTGCAAATAGCTGGAGAACTACAGGAGATATACATGACGACTGGCACAG AATGACATCTACAGCTGACAAGAATGATAAGTGGGCTTCTTATGCAGGCCCTGGTGGATGGAATG ATCCTGACATGTTAGAGGTTGGGAATGGAAAGATGAGCACAGAGGAATATCGATCCCATTTTAGCATATGGGCTTTAATGAAG GCACCCTTGCTTCTTGGTTGTGACATAAGGTCTATGAGCCCTGAAACTGTAGAGATTATAACCAATGAGGAGGTCATTCAGGTTAACCAAG ATTCTTTAGGTGTACAGGGAAAGAAAGTGAGCAAGAAAGGGAAACTCGAG GTATGGGCTGGGCCATTGTCAAATAAGAGATATACTTTTATTTTATGGAATAGAAGTCCTGAAAGTGCTTCTATAACTGCCAAATGGAAAGATATTGGTCCCTCTGATGATAGTGTTTTTAAGGCTAGAGACTTATGGAAT CATTCAGATCTTCAAGACACATTCCAAGGTAGTCTAACATCAACAGTCGATTCACATGCTTGCAAAATGTATATTTTAACACCATCATCTAGCTAA
- the LOC131050182 gene encoding alpha-galactosidase isoform X1: MKTIWVFLFALLCYQAESAGFNGLGQTPQMGWNNFNHFPVGIHEQIIRETADAIITTGLSKLGYVYVNIDDRWANLDRDSQGNLVANSTTFPSGIKALADYVHSKGLKIGIYSDAGNQTCAKTQPGSLGYEEQDANIFASWGIDYLKYDNCHNEGVDTKQRYTKMSKALNKTGRSIFYSLCEWGQEDPATWGPKIANSWRTTGDIHDDWHRMTSTADKNDKWASYAGPGGWNDPDMLEVGNGKMSTEEYRSHFSIWALMKAPLLLGCDIRSMSPETVEIITNEEVIQVNQDSLGVQGKKVSKKGKLEVWAGPLSNKRYTFILWNRSPESASITAKWKDIGPSDDSVFKARDLWNHSDLQDTFQGSLTSTVDSHACKMYILTPSSS, translated from the exons ATGAAGACCATATGGGTTTTTCTTTTTGCACTTTTGTGCTATCAAGCAGAATCGGCTGGATTCAATGGGCTTGGTCAGACGCCTCAAATGGG GTGGAATAATTTTAATCATTTCCCTGTTGGGATTCATGAACAGATTATTCGTGAAACAG CTGATGCAATTATCACCACTGGATTATCCAAGCTGGGATATGTGTATGTGAATATAG ATGACCGCTGGGCCAACCTGGACAGAGACTCTCAG GGTAATCTTGTTGCCAACTCTACTACATTTCCTTCTGGCATAAAGGCACTGGCAGATTATGTTCATTCCAAGGGACTTAAGATTGGAATATATTCAGATGCTGG AAACCAAACATGTGCCAAAACTCAGCCAGGCTCTCTTGGGTATGAAGAGCAAGATGCCAACATTTTTGCATCATGG GGAATAGACTATTTGAAATATGACAATTGTCATAATGAGGGAGTAGATACTAAACAGAG GTACACAAAAATGAGCAAAGCACTCAACAAGACAGGCCGCTCTATTTTCTATTCATTATGTGAATG GGGCCAAGAAGACCCTGCAACTTGGGGTCCTAAGATTGCAAATAGCTGGAGAACTACAGGAGATATACATGACGACTGGCACAG AATGACATCTACAGCTGACAAGAATGATAAGTGGGCTTCTTATGCAGGCCCTGGTGGATGGAATG ATCCTGACATGTTAGAGGTTGGGAATGGAAAGATGAGCACAGAGGAATATCGATCCCATTTTAGCATATGGGCTTTAATGAAG GCACCCTTGCTTCTTGGTTGTGACATAAGGTCTATGAGCCCTGAAACTGTAGAGATTATAACCAATGAGGAGGTCATTCAGGTTAACCAAG ATTCTTTAGGTGTACAGGGAAAGAAAGTGAGCAAGAAAGGGAAACTCGAG GTATGGGCTGGGCCATTGTCAAATAAGAGATATACTTTTATTTTATGGAATAGAAGTCCTGAAAGTGCTTCTATAACTGCCAAATGGAAAGATATTGGTCCCTCTGATGATAGTGTTTTTAAGGCTAGAGACTTATGGAAT CATTCAGATCTTCAAGACACATTCCAAGGTAGTCTAACATCAACAGTCGATTCACATGCTTGCAAAATGTATATTTTAACACCATCATCTAGCTAA